The proteins below are encoded in one region of Corynebacterium sphenisci DSM 44792:
- a CDS encoding ABC transporter transmembrane domain-containing protein gives MSAVRDHLLSMVRAHRGAILVGTVLMCLYNVAEATVPIVLGRIADEVLPSPEPRTLLLGVAALGLNLATVSLSWRTAAVLLQVREVGTRHRLRVELSRRVIAAADPAPRTPDGAESLPLDELPTVIGEDVPETADAVGFAPFVASEAAAMIYCAVALALIDWPLGLGVLAGTAVVLALLQALSAGLVRRGEAHQKALAEATARLTDLIRGLRPVAGVAGGRPAAEGYAAASGRARARAESLAWAAGVFGGIGTIARVALIAVIGVAAGYRAVAGEITVGELVAVVGLAQFAAVPLGGLAIVPLALADIRASTRRVTRVAEPAPLAPGAPVPAAGAAPALAGPGWAAAEGRLTAVACTPATAAGIAAALVDGAAAGPVAGRLRVRGTAVAELDVAGLRTAVLAEGRAPALFAGSIGEALGLGPDPVAADPGDPGEPAEAAAPAGPADPAARERALGVLDALGLGELAGDRRGLLALRLEDSATNLSGGQRRRLALARSLLAEPELLVLVDPTSALDSVTALRVARAVAAHRAGRTTVVLGAGVAMRSVADAVVAAGEPAAPAATPGESSAPGA, from the coding sequence ATGAGCGCGGTGCGGGATCATCTGCTGTCCATGGTGCGCGCCCACCGGGGCGCGATCCTGGTGGGCACCGTCCTGATGTGCCTCTACAACGTCGCCGAGGCCACGGTGCCGATCGTGCTCGGCCGGATCGCCGATGAGGTGCTGCCCTCCCCGGAGCCGCGCACCCTGCTGCTCGGGGTGGCCGCGCTGGGGCTGAACCTGGCCACGGTGTCGCTGTCCTGGCGCACCGCCGCGGTGCTGCTGCAGGTCCGGGAGGTCGGCACCCGGCACCGGCTGCGGGTGGAGCTCTCCCGGCGGGTGATCGCCGCCGCCGACCCGGCCCCGCGCACCCCCGACGGCGCCGAGTCGCTGCCCCTGGACGAGCTGCCCACCGTGATCGGCGAGGACGTGCCGGAGACCGCGGACGCGGTGGGCTTCGCCCCCTTCGTGGCCTCCGAGGCGGCCGCCATGATCTACTGCGCGGTCGCCCTGGCCCTCATCGACTGGCCGCTGGGCCTGGGCGTGCTCGCCGGCACCGCGGTGGTGCTGGCCCTGCTGCAGGCGCTCTCCGCGGGGCTGGTGCGCCGCGGCGAGGCCCACCAGAAGGCCCTGGCGGAGGCCACCGCCCGGCTCACCGACCTGATCCGCGGGCTGCGCCCGGTCGCCGGGGTGGCGGGGGGACGGCCCGCCGCGGAGGGCTACGCCGCCGCCTCCGGCCGGGCCCGGGCGCGCGCGGAGTCCCTGGCCTGGGCCGCCGGGGTCTTCGGCGGCATCGGCACCATCGCCCGGGTGGCGCTCATCGCGGTGATCGGGGTCGCCGCCGGCTACCGGGCGGTGGCCGGGGAGATCACCGTCGGGGAGCTCGTCGCCGTGGTGGGCCTGGCCCAGTTCGCGGCGGTGCCGCTGGGCGGGCTGGCCATCGTGCCGCTGGCCCTGGCCGATATCCGGGCCTCCACCCGGCGGGTCACCCGGGTCGCCGAACCCGCCCCGCTCGCCCCCGGCGCCCCGGTGCCCGCCGCCGGCGCCGCCCCGGCGCTGGCCGGGCCAGGCTGGGCCGCCGCCGAGGGGCGGCTCACCGCCGTGGCCTGCACCCCGGCGACCGCCGCGGGGATCGCCGCCGCGCTCGTCGACGGCGCCGCCGCCGGCCCGGTCGCCGGCCGGCTGCGGGTGCGCGGGACGGCCGTGGCGGAGCTGGACGTGGCCGGGCTGCGCACCGCGGTGCTCGCCGAGGGGCGGGCCCCGGCGCTCTTCGCCGGCAGCATCGGCGAGGCCCTGGGCCTGGGCCCGGACCCGGTCGCCGCGGATCCCGGGGATCCGGGGGAGCCGGCGGAGGCCGCGGCACCGGCCGGCCCCGCCGACCCGGCGGCCCGGGAGCGGGCCCTGGGGGTGCTCGACGCGCTGGGCCTGGGCGAGCTCGCCGGGGATCGCCGCGGGCTGCTCGCCCTGCGGCTGGAGGACTCCGCGACGAACCTCTCCGGCGGCCAGCGCCGGCGGCTGGCCCTGGCCCGCAGCCTGCTCGCCGAACCGGAGCTGCTGGTGCTGGTCGACCCCACCTCCGCGCTGGACTCGGTGACCGCGCTGCGGGTGGCCCGGGCGGTGGCCGCGCACCGCGCCGGGCGCACCACCGTGGTGCTCGGCGCGGGGGTGGCGATGCGGTCGGTGGCCGATGCGGTGGTCGCCGCCGGGGAGCCCGCGGCCCCGGCCGCGACGCCCGGGGAGTCCTCGGCACCCGGGGCTTAG
- a CDS encoding ABC transporter ATP-binding protein yields the protein MHDDAPETAGAAAGEGPAALLPTATAGQAVAEIAGLLRPRWLHALAALAVTFAASAASLAPVLLLRDVINIVAAGDSAAGLPRILALALAAAVLAGVAATLAGGLTGTLIARLLADLRERAVAAVLAIPPGRVERAGRGDLIGRVGADVAVLVGGFLDEVPGLLSAMVLVLTATAGIAGMDWRLAAAGALAGLAYAHALRWYLRHSAHLYRRERRQEARLLGDLMAAVDGRATVRAHHLLDERRARVIADSARSRDTSVRVFRVFSGLIARDNLAEFTGLAAITVAGWLLLRGGEVRIGDVAAALMLFHRMFDPIGDIVTSADELQRSGAALTRIVGLVRLTGGAPPPAVDPAALPDAPVDLAVTGLTHVYPDGRVGLAGVDLAVPAGEVIALVGGSGAGKSTVAGIISGMLPHRGSGTVRIGGRDLADLDAAARTGLVAVASQETHLFAGTLRENLLLADPAAGDDRLVAALAAVGAGDWLAGLERGLDTRVGSGGVAAPADVVQRVALARIRLAPAPVVVLDEPSAEESDLMAAAAAAIRGRTAVVVAHRLGQAAVADRVAVLAAGRVVESGDHAGLLAAGGAYAELWAAWGGGAQGPAGAGADPAAADAGAGEVPGR from the coding sequence ATGCACGACGATGCGCCGGAGACGGCGGGGGCCGCGGCCGGGGAGGGGCCGGCGGCGCTGCTGCCCACCGCCACCGCCGGGCAGGCGGTGGCGGAGATCGCCGGGCTGCTGCGGCCCCGGTGGTTGCACGCCCTGGCCGCGCTGGCGGTGACCTTCGCCGCCTCCGCGGCCTCCCTGGCCCCGGTGCTGCTGCTGCGCGACGTGATCAACATCGTCGCCGCCGGGGACTCCGCCGCCGGGTTGCCCCGGATCCTGGCCCTGGCGCTGGCCGCGGCGGTGCTCGCCGGGGTGGCGGCCACCCTGGCCGGCGGGCTCACCGGCACCCTCATCGCCCGGCTGCTCGCGGATCTGCGGGAACGCGCCGTCGCCGCGGTGCTGGCGATCCCCCCGGGCCGGGTGGAGCGCGCCGGCCGCGGGGATCTGATCGGCCGGGTCGGCGCCGATGTGGCGGTGCTCGTCGGCGGTTTCCTCGACGAGGTGCCGGGGCTGCTCTCCGCGATGGTGCTGGTCCTCACCGCCACCGCCGGGATCGCCGGGATGGACTGGCGGCTGGCCGCCGCCGGGGCGCTGGCCGGGCTGGCCTACGCCCATGCGCTGCGCTGGTACCTGCGGCATTCTGCGCACCTGTATCGCCGGGAGCGCCGCCAGGAGGCCCGGCTGCTCGGCGATTTGATGGCCGCCGTGGACGGCCGGGCCACGGTGCGCGCGCATCATCTCCTCGACGAGCGCCGGGCGCGGGTGATCGCGGACTCGGCGAGGTCCCGGGACACCTCGGTGCGGGTGTTCCGGGTCTTCTCCGGGCTCATCGCCCGGGACAATCTCGCCGAGTTCACCGGCCTGGCCGCGATCACGGTGGCCGGCTGGCTGCTGCTGCGCGGCGGGGAGGTGCGGATCGGCGACGTCGCCGCCGCGCTGATGCTCTTCCACCGGATGTTCGACCCGATCGGGGACATCGTCACCTCCGCCGATGAGCTGCAGCGCTCCGGGGCGGCGCTGACCCGGATCGTCGGCCTGGTCCGGCTCACCGGGGGCGCGCCCCCGCCGGCGGTGGACCCGGCGGCGCTGCCGGATGCCCCGGTGGACCTGGCGGTCACCGGGCTCACCCACGTCTACCCCGATGGCCGGGTGGGCCTGGCCGGGGTGGACCTCGCGGTGCCCGCCGGCGAGGTCATCGCCCTGGTCGGCGGCTCCGGGGCGGGCAAGTCCACCGTCGCCGGGATCATCTCCGGGATGCTGCCGCACCGCGGCTCCGGGACGGTGCGCATCGGCGGCCGGGATCTCGCCGACCTGGACGCCGCGGCCCGCACCGGGCTGGTCGCGGTGGCCTCCCAGGAGACGCACCTCTTCGCCGGCACGCTGCGGGAGAACCTGCTGCTGGCCGACCCGGCCGCCGGGGACGACCGGCTGGTGGCGGCGCTGGCCGCGGTGGGCGCCGGCGACTGGCTGGCCGGGCTGGAGCGGGGCCTGGACACCCGGGTCGGCTCCGGCGGGGTGGCCGCCCCGGCGGATGTGGTGCAGCGGGTGGCGCTGGCCCGGATCCGGCTCGCCCCCGCCCCGGTGGTGGTGCTCGACGAGCCCAGCGCCGAGGAATCCGATCTGATGGCCGCCGCCGCGGCGGCGATCCGCGGCCGCACCGCGGTGGTGGTGGCGCACCGGCTGGGCCAGGCCGCGGTCGCGGACCGGGTGGCGGTGCTCGCCGCCGGTCGGGTGGTGGAATCCGGGGATCACGCCGGGCTGCTCGCCGCCGGCGGGGCCTACGCGGAGCTGTGGGCGGCCTGGGGCGGCGGGGCCCAGGGGCCCGCCGGCGCGGGGGCGGATCCCGCCGCCGCGGATGCGGGCGCGGGGGAGGTGCCGGGCCGATGA
- a CDS encoding phosphoribosyltransferase has translation MAYHADSSELEQKEILTWSGFGDAQEELAQQVVDSGFTPDIIVAVARGGLLPAGALSYSMGVKLSDAINVEFYTDVAETLPDPVLLEPLLDVDAIRNRRILVVDDVADSGRTLHLVLELLAGHGAEVRSAVLYAKSRSEVSPDYVWRRTDEWIVFPWSAKPPVTPRG, from the coding sequence ATGGCCTACCACGCGGACTCCAGCGAGCTGGAGCAGAAGGAAATCCTCACCTGGTCCGGATTCGGCGACGCCCAGGAGGAGCTGGCCCAGCAGGTGGTCGACTCCGGGTTCACCCCGGACATCATCGTCGCGGTGGCCCGCGGCGGGCTGCTGCCGGCCGGGGCGCTGTCCTACTCCATGGGGGTGAAGCTCTCCGACGCGATCAACGTGGAGTTCTACACCGATGTCGCGGAGACCCTGCCGGACCCGGTGCTGCTGGAGCCGCTGCTGGACGTCGACGCGATCCGGAACAGGCGGATCCTGGTCGTCGACGACGTCGCCGACTCCGGGCGCACCCTGCACCTGGTGCTGGAGCTGCTCGCCGGGCACGGCGCGGAGGTGCGCTCCGCGGTGCTCTACGCCAAGTCCCGCTCCGAGGTCTCCCCCGACTACGTGTGGCGGCGCACCGACGAGTGGATCGTCTTCCCCTGGTCCGCCAAGCCCCCGGTGACCCCGCGGGGCTAG
- a CDS encoding NAD(P)/FAD-dependent oxidoreductase, with protein MSQRRPDPDRPAGDPDVEVLIVGAGPAGLTAATVLGRQLRRVLVVDAGAPRNRGVGESHMLLTRDGADPAEILRIGRAEAAAYPGVELRRGVVESVTGAAGAFTAIVSGRPVTAALVLLAGGQADQVTGPPGLADRWGRGVYHCGYCHGHESAGLPLGVLATRPQDAVLARYLADRFSDDVVLFTGGSIALDEAARALLDAGGVRVTAEPVTRISGAEPELVVELAGAPPVPRARLFHRPEATQASPLAARLGCEIDPGWATVLVDPRQESSVPGVFAAGDCAQLRGLPAPAGFIAAGAGDAQRAAVWLESALFAASLGAGWPGADRPGAG; from the coding sequence ATGAGCCAGCGCCGCCCCGATCCCGATCGACCCGCCGGCGACCCGGATGTGGAGGTGCTCATCGTCGGCGCCGGCCCCGCCGGGCTCACCGCGGCGACGGTGCTGGGCCGGCAGCTGCGCCGGGTGCTGGTGGTCGACGCCGGGGCGCCGCGCAACCGGGGCGTCGGGGAATCCCATATGCTGCTCACCCGCGATGGCGCGGATCCGGCGGAGATCCTGCGGATCGGCCGGGCGGAGGCCGCCGCCTACCCGGGGGTGGAGCTGCGCCGCGGCGTGGTGGAGTCCGTCACCGGCGCCGCCGGGGCCTTCACCGCGATCGTCTCCGGCCGGCCGGTCACCGCGGCGCTGGTGCTGCTCGCCGGGGGCCAGGCCGACCAGGTCACCGGGCCGCCGGGGCTGGCCGACCGGTGGGGCCGCGGGGTGTACCACTGCGGCTACTGCCATGGCCACGAGTCCGCGGGCCTGCCCCTGGGCGTGCTGGCGACCCGGCCGCAGGACGCGGTGCTGGCCCGCTATCTCGCGGACCGGTTCTCCGATGACGTGGTGCTCTTCACCGGCGGGTCGATCGCGCTGGACGAGGCCGCCCGGGCGCTGCTGGACGCCGGCGGGGTGCGGGTGACCGCGGAACCGGTGACCCGGATCTCGGGGGCGGAGCCGGAGCTCGTCGTGGAGCTCGCCGGGGCGCCGCCGGTGCCCCGGGCGCGGCTGTTCCACCGCCCGGAGGCCACCCAGGCCAGCCCGCTGGCGGCGCGGCTGGGCTGCGAAATCGACCCCGGGTGGGCGACGGTGCTGGTGGATCCCCGGCAGGAGAGCTCGGTGCCGGGGGTGTTCGCCGCCGGGGACTGCGCCCAGCTGCGCGGGCTGCCCGCCCCGGCCGGGTTCATCGCCGCCGGCGCCGGGGACGCCCAGCGGGCGGCGGTGTGGCTGGAGTCGGCGCTCTTCGCCGCCTCCCTGGGCGCCGGCTGGCCCGGCGCGGACCGCCCGGGGGCCGGTTAG
- the purT gene encoding formate-dependent phosphoribosylglycinamide formyltransferase, with protein sequence MLIPAAIGTPRTEGALRVLLLGSGELGKEVAIAFQRLGVEVHAADRYPQAPAHQVAHAWYELDMTDPAAVRELVERVRPDFVVPEIEALATDALGEIAEAGAATVVPTARAVALTMNREGIRRLAAEELGLPTSRYRFAGDRAEFEAAVADIGFPCVVKPVMSSSGKGQSTLRSAADVDAAWAHAIGGGRVAGQRVIVEGFVDFEYEITLLTVRSVDPSTGEPATWFCEPIGHRQDEGDYVESWQPMPMSQVALDNARSVAARVTGALGGRGVFGVELFVRGDDVWFSEVSPRPHDTGLVTMGTQRCSEFELHARAILGLPVDVTLTSPGASAVIYGGLDATAPEYSGLAAALAVPESQVRLFGKPEAHPRRRMGVAVATAEDVDEARRRAAAAAAAVRVSARG encoded by the coding sequence ATGCTCATCCCCGCCGCCATCGGCACCCCGCGCACCGAGGGGGCGCTGCGCGTGCTCCTGCTCGGCTCCGGCGAGCTGGGCAAGGAGGTGGCCATCGCCTTCCAGCGGCTGGGCGTGGAGGTACACGCCGCGGACCGGTACCCGCAGGCCCCGGCGCACCAGGTGGCGCACGCCTGGTACGAGCTGGACATGACCGACCCGGCCGCGGTGCGCGAGCTGGTGGAGCGGGTGCGCCCGGATTTCGTGGTCCCCGAGATCGAGGCCCTGGCCACCGACGCGCTCGGCGAAATCGCCGAGGCCGGGGCGGCCACCGTGGTGCCCACCGCCCGGGCGGTGGCCCTGACCATGAACCGGGAGGGCATCCGGCGGCTGGCCGCCGAGGAGCTGGGCCTGCCCACCTCCCGGTACCGCTTCGCCGGGGACCGCGCCGAATTCGAGGCCGCGGTCGCCGACATCGGCTTCCCCTGCGTGGTCAAGCCGGTGATGAGCTCCTCCGGCAAGGGCCAGTCCACGCTGCGCTCCGCCGCGGACGTCGACGCCGCCTGGGCGCACGCGATCGGCGGCGGCCGGGTCGCCGGGCAGCGGGTCATCGTGGAGGGCTTCGTCGACTTCGAGTACGAGATCACGCTGCTCACGGTGCGCTCGGTGGACCCCTCCACCGGGGAGCCCGCGACCTGGTTCTGCGAGCCGATCGGGCACCGGCAGGACGAGGGGGACTACGTGGAGTCCTGGCAGCCGATGCCGATGAGCCAGGTCGCCCTGGACAACGCCCGCTCCGTGGCGGCCCGGGTCACCGGGGCGCTCGGCGGGCGCGGGGTCTTCGGCGTGGAGCTGTTCGTGCGCGGCGACGACGTGTGGTTCTCCGAGGTCAGCCCCCGCCCGCACGACACCGGGCTGGTCACCATGGGCACCCAGCGCTGCTCCGAGTTCGAGCTGCACGCCCGGGCCATCCTCGGCCTGCCGGTGGACGTCACCCTGACCTCCCCGGGGGCCTCGGCGGTGATCTACGGCGGGCTGGACGCCACCGCCCCGGAGTACTCCGGGCTCGCCGCGGCGCTGGCGGTGCCGGAATCCCAGGTGCGCCTCTTCGGCAAACCGGAGGCGCACCCCCGGCGCCGGATGGGCGTGGCGGTGGCCACCGCCGAGGACGTCGACGAGGCCCGCCGCCGGGCCGCCGCGGCCGCCGCGGCGGTGCGGGTCAGCGCCCGCGGCTAA
- a CDS encoding metalloregulator ArsR/SmtB family transcription factor codes for MSEETAPGSPRRRPGGRGPGAGPGPLPPAREIDYAVSVLRLLADRTRLSILALLDDREMAVTAIAEVLDRPVPAVSQHLAKLRTGNLVVTRREGTSVYYRQPDAHVAALVTNILHNAEHAYHEVPPHHRGRGRAPRAGAAGAEGGSGGAGDSGAEHGPRTRHADPAGAAEPARRRRRTADR; via the coding sequence ATGAGTGAAGAGACTGCACCGGGGTCGCCGCGGCGGCGACCCGGGGGCCGGGGCCCCGGGGCCGGCCCGGGGCCGCTGCCGCCGGCCCGGGAGATCGACTACGCGGTGTCGGTGCTGCGGCTGCTCGCCGATCGCACCCGGTTGTCCATCCTGGCCCTGCTCGACGACCGGGAGATGGCGGTCACCGCCATCGCCGAGGTCCTGGACCGGCCGGTGCCGGCGGTGTCCCAGCACCTGGCGAAGCTGCGCACCGGCAACCTGGTGGTCACCCGCCGGGAGGGCACCAGCGTCTACTACCGGCAGCCCGATGCGCACGTCGCCGCCCTGGTGACGAACATCCTGCACAACGCCGAGCACGCCTACCACGAGGTGCCGCCGCACCACCGCGGCCGGGGCCGCGCCCCGCGGGCCGGGGCCGCCGGGGCCGAGGGCGGCTCCGGCGGGGCCGGGGACTCCGGCGCCGAGCACGGCCCGAGAACCCGGCACGCGGATCCGGCCGGCGCGGCGGAACCGGCCCGCCGGCGGCGCCGCACCGCGGATCGCTGA
- a CDS encoding MFS transporter, which translates to MRAALADPIYRRLYLAQILALLGSGLATVALGLLAYDLAGAGATRVLGTALAVKMVAYVTLAPVMEALVARLPRKRVLIGADLVRMAVAACLPLVTEAWQIYPLIFVLQAASATFTPLFQSVLPDVLPGEDAYTGALSLSRLAQDMEAILSPMLAAALLLAVSTGALFDGTAVGFAASAALVASCAIPGRRAAAAGEGEDGGHGPAAFARRARRGMALLAGRPALRPILALNMVPAAGGGYVIVQTVVIAQSRLGLGEQAVAWLLAAAGAGSMAGALLLPAALRRAPERAVMLSGAVLVTAATALIGPALALTGAAAVAAVAVLWAAIGVGWSAAETPVGRILRRHAPAADLPAAFAAQFSLSHACWLVSYLVVGWVGAVSAPVAAAVMAALAGAGTLAAAALWRAAGEPAAAPATPRDA; encoded by the coding sequence ATGCGCGCCGCGCTCGCCGACCCGATCTACCGCCGGCTCTACCTGGCCCAGATCCTCGCCCTGCTCGGCTCCGGGCTGGCCACCGTGGCCCTCGGCCTGCTCGCCTACGATCTCGCCGGGGCGGGCGCCACCCGGGTGCTCGGCACCGCCCTGGCGGTGAAGATGGTCGCCTACGTCACCCTCGCCCCGGTGATGGAGGCCCTGGTCGCGCGGCTGCCCCGGAAGCGGGTGCTGATCGGCGCGGACCTGGTGCGGATGGCGGTGGCGGCCTGCCTGCCGCTGGTCACCGAGGCCTGGCAGATCTACCCCCTGATCTTCGTGCTGCAGGCCGCCTCGGCGACCTTCACCCCGCTGTTCCAGTCGGTGCTGCCGGATGTGCTGCCCGGGGAGGACGCCTACACCGGGGCGCTGTCGCTGTCCCGGCTGGCCCAGGACATGGAGGCGATCCTCTCCCCGATGCTCGCCGCGGCGCTGCTGCTGGCGGTCTCCACCGGGGCGCTCTTCGACGGCACCGCGGTGGGCTTCGCCGCCTCCGCCGCCCTGGTCGCCTCCTGCGCCATCCCGGGCCGCCGCGCCGCGGCGGCCGGCGAAGGGGAGGACGGGGGCCACGGCCCGGCCGCCTTCGCCCGCCGGGCCCGCCGGGGGATGGCGCTGCTCGCCGGCCGGCCGGCGCTGCGGCCCATCCTGGCGCTGAACATGGTGCCCGCGGCCGGCGGCGGCTACGTCATCGTGCAGACCGTGGTCATCGCCCAGTCCCGGCTGGGCCTCGGCGAGCAGGCGGTGGCCTGGCTGCTCGCCGCCGCCGGCGCCGGCTCCATGGCCGGGGCGCTGCTGCTGCCGGCGGCGCTGCGCCGCGCCCCGGAACGCGCGGTGATGCTCTCCGGGGCGGTGCTGGTCACCGCCGCCACCGCCCTGATCGGCCCGGCGCTGGCGCTCACCGGGGCCGCGGCGGTGGCCGCGGTGGCGGTGCTGTGGGCGGCGATCGGGGTGGGCTGGTCCGCCGCGGAGACCCCGGTGGGCCGGATCCTGCGCCGGCACGCCCCGGCGGCGGACCTGCCCGCGGCCTTCGCCGCCCAGTTCTCCCTCTCGCACGCCTGCTGGCTGGTCAGCTACCTGGTGGTGGGCTGGGTCGGCGCGGTCTCCGCCCCCGTCGCCGCCGCCGTGATGGCCGCCCTCGCCGGCGCCGGCACCCTCGCCGCGGCGGCGCTGTGGCGGGCGGCGGGGGAGCCCGCGGCCGCCCCCGCGACCCCCCGCGATGCATAG
- a CDS encoding GNAT family N-acetyltransferase has translation MWPPLPGEIPAGGGRLLRRLRPGDPATTRAVQEALPEHAREDTFRFFTRRPLPLVDFVALDPGRRVYGLFDGERPIGATAVYDCDEARARVSLGFTWLVPAARGTGANPAMKGALFAALAAAGVREAWFRADAANLASRRALAAVCATWAGFEDAPRLYPDRVSRSVLYRRAL, from the coding sequence ATGTGGCCGCCGCTGCCCGGGGAGATCCCCGCCGGCGGCGGCCGGCTGCTGCGCCGGCTGCGCCCCGGCGACCCGGCGACCACCCGGGCGGTGCAGGAGGCGCTGCCGGAGCACGCCCGGGAGGACACCTTCCGCTTCTTCACCCGCCGCCCGCTGCCGCTGGTCGACTTCGTCGCCCTCGACCCGGGCCGGCGGGTCTACGGCCTCTTCGACGGCGAGCGGCCGATCGGGGCCACCGCGGTCTACGACTGCGACGAGGCCCGTGCCCGGGTCAGCCTCGGCTTCACCTGGCTGGTGCCGGCGGCCCGCGGCACCGGGGCGAACCCGGCGATGAAGGGGGCGCTCTTCGCCGCCCTGGCCGCCGCCGGGGTGCGCGAGGCCTGGTTCCGGGCGGATGCGGCGAACCTCGCCTCCCGGCGGGCCCTGGCGGCGGTGTGCGCCACCTGGGCCGGGTTCGAGGACGCCCCCCGGCTGTACCCGGACCGGGTCTCCCGCTCGGTGCTCTACCGCCGGGCGCTGTAG
- a CDS encoding adenylosuccinate synthase codes for MAAIIIVGAQWGDEGKGKATDILGGRVDYVVKPNGGNNAGHTVVVGGEKYELKLLPAGVLSENATPVLGNGVVINLEALFSEIDGLEARGADASRLRVSANAHLVAPYHQTLDRVTERFLGKRAIGTTGRGIGPTYADKVSRVGIRVQDILDESILRQKIEAALARKNQILVKLYNRRAIDADEVFDYFMGYRDRLAPMIIDSATELNAALDAGKHVLMEGGQATMLDVDHGTYPFVTSSNPTTGGACVGAGIGPTRITSSLGIIKAYTTRVGAGPFPTELFDKWGEYLQTTGGEVGVNTGRKRRCGWYDSVLARYAGRVNGLTDLFVTKLDVLTGIGEIPICVAYDVDGVRHDEMPLTQSEFHHAVPIYETMPAWEEDITGCRSIAELPGRARDYLDRLEELSGTRISYVGVGPGRDQTIVVNDVLAG; via the coding sequence ATGGCCGCGATCATCATCGTCGGAGCGCAGTGGGGCGACGAGGGCAAGGGCAAGGCCACCGACATCCTCGGCGGCCGCGTCGACTACGTCGTCAAGCCCAACGGCGGCAACAACGCCGGCCACACCGTCGTCGTCGGCGGGGAGAAGTACGAGCTCAAGCTGCTGCCCGCCGGGGTGCTCTCCGAGAACGCCACCCCGGTGCTGGGCAATGGCGTGGTGATCAACCTGGAGGCCCTGTTCTCCGAGATCGACGGCCTGGAGGCCCGCGGCGCGGACGCCTCCCGGCTGCGGGTGTCCGCCAACGCGCACCTGGTCGCCCCCTACCACCAGACCCTGGACCGGGTCACCGAGCGCTTCCTGGGCAAGCGCGCGATCGGCACCACCGGCCGCGGCATCGGCCCCACCTACGCGGACAAGGTCTCCCGGGTGGGCATCCGGGTGCAGGACATCCTCGACGAGTCCATCCTGCGGCAGAAGATCGAGGCCGCCCTGGCCCGGAAGAACCAGATCCTGGTGAAGCTGTACAACCGGCGGGCGATCGACGCCGACGAGGTCTTCGACTACTTCATGGGCTACCGGGACCGGCTGGCCCCGATGATCATCGACTCCGCCACCGAGCTCAACGCCGCCCTGGACGCCGGCAAGCACGTGCTCATGGAGGGCGGCCAGGCCACCATGCTCGACGTGGACCACGGCACCTACCCCTTCGTCACCTCCTCCAACCCCACCACCGGCGGGGCCTGCGTGGGCGCCGGGATCGGGCCCACCCGGATCACCTCCTCGCTGGGCATCATCAAGGCCTACACCACCCGGGTCGGGGCCGGGCCCTTCCCCACCGAGCTCTTCGACAAATGGGGCGAGTACCTGCAGACCACCGGCGGGGAGGTCGGCGTGAACACCGGCCGCAAGCGCCGCTGCGGCTGGTACGACTCGGTGCTGGCCCGCTACGCCGGCCGGGTCAACGGGCTCACCGACCTCTTCGTCACCAAGCTCGACGTGCTCACCGGGATCGGGGAGATCCCGATCTGCGTGGCCTACGACGTCGACGGGGTGCGCCATGACGAGATGCCGCTGACCCAGTCCGAGTTCCACCACGCGGTGCCGATCTACGAGACCATGCCCGCCTGGGAGGAGGACATCACCGGCTGCCGCTCCATCGCGGAGCTGCCCGGGCGCGCCCGGGACTACCTGGACCGGCTCGAGGAGCTCTCCGGCACCCGGATCTCCTATGTCGGGGTCGGCCCGGGCCGGGACCAGACCATCGTGGTCAACGACGTGCTGGCGGGCTGA